ATAGAAAAACCAAACAATAGAAAGCTAGAAAATTTGGACCAAAAGATGAAGAAACAGGAACAGGAAGAAGCAGCGTATTTTAGAATTGTTACCGATTATATTAGGGTTTTAGTAAGAGAGAGTAGTTGAGAGATAGATGAATCCATAGCTATTCCACATATACCTTCTTTGGCACTAATCTCTTTGCATCATTATGTATCCACTAAATAGGTCACGGTGGCTATAGAGACAGGTTGCTTCCGACTTTATGCCCTTATAAAGAGATAAAATAACTTTAGGTACTAAAGCGATTATCCCTAAGAACATTGCGGTGCATCTATGTCATTTCCCCTTAGTAGTTAATATGTCATGACCATTTTTTGACGGGatgtgtttgtttgttttgtgtttcgtgtttttttgtttttttatttgaatattttttttataacccAAACTTATCTAAATTAAGGATTAGCCCCCGGCTATATTCTACATTGTATTGAGATATAGAATATACGAAGAAAACTTGCATTTGATTATGAGTAGATTTATATTAATTAACAAGTATATAATTTGTGTAACATAGATTACAAGGACCAGAATACAAtaattacatatatatacatatggacATGCAGATAGCCATGCTTCGTGTGTTTAATTCAGGTTATAAAAGGCAAGTATAAACTGGAGATCTAAGCAGTTGGATACGATGAATCCATAGCTATTCCACATAGACCTTCTTTGGCACTAACATCTCTTTGCATCATTATGTATCCACTATCCCCCCAGCTGGCACCCCACGAATTTTTTACCAACCAGTACTTCATTCCATCATCGGTCACTCCATATCCAACTGCTGTAACACCATGGTCAAGATCAGTTCCACAATCCCCAGTAAACACGCCACCTGAATAGAACTGGAAACCCATGCCACTGGCGTCAATGGAAACTGATATGGGTTGATTGGCGACTGCCTGTAACAATGCGGATTCACTGTTGGCTGGCACTTTTTCATACCCAGtaatggtggcagcatggacagcttCTTCCTTGGTGTTGCAGGTTCCATCTGCTGCCTGATATGGGTAAGCCACCTCGGTGTTGATGCCTTTGTTTTTAACGATAAACTCAAAGCCATCTTCCATCTCCCCACCATCGCATCCTTGATCTACACCACTCCTGTCACAGTCCACTAGCTCTTGCTCAGACAGTGAAATTAGTTTTCCAGTTGTCAGCTGAGTAATTCCTTCCGTTGCAGCGATTGTTGAAAATGCCCAACAGCTTCCTATAGAATAAAAAACACTAAACTATATATAACCACGATATTTACGTATTGCCAATAGTGTAGAAAtcagttttttttatgtttttgttgtTTCATTATCAACGTACCACATTGGCCTTGATCTTTAACTGGGGTAACAGCTCCTTTCTTTCTCCAATCCATGCTAGGTGGCACGGCAGTCACGTTTTCATACCTAAAAGGTGGTGTTCTTGCTGATCTTTTGTTTGATGAAAACTTATATCCATTACGAGCGGCTTTGAACTCTTCATTCGTTTGGTCTGCAAATTTGTTAATCGCTACTTTGTAAGGCTGGTTTTCAGCAGTATTGAAGGATTCGATGAATTCTACGTTGTCCTTGAATACGTTGAAGCGCATTTTCTTCTCTGCGTCATCCTGGTACACACGTCCATAGCGTAGCATCCACAGCTCATGTCTCTCAGAGATGGATACATCACTTAACATTCGGCACGTAACTCCTGAAGACCACATCCCTACAACAAGAAGAAAGGCGATAAGATGCATTATTTTGAGAGACGAAAGGCCCATTGGTTACACGTTTGATGCCTTTCTGATTGTCTTTGAAGAGCCAACTGTTTTAGGTTTTTGAGTTGGTGCATGGCTTTCGGTGTATGATTTATATAGGACGAGATTCTGGtttattaaacatttttttttggcGTGGAGGAGGCAACTAATATGATGTAACTGAAAAAGCATCCTTTTTTAGTTGACTGCAACGATAAATGTACATGCTATGACAAGTATATATTTACGAAAACTATTGTGTTTGTATGcatcttttttaaaaaaaaaagaaacttttAGATCAGTTATGGAAAAAACAAAATTGGTTAAGAAATTTCTTAATGGGACACCAAAACGTTTTATTAATATGGTGGTTTTTATAGAACAAGTTGTAGATTTGAAGACCATCGGTTATGATGATGTTGTGGGCCGACTTAAAGCTTATGAAGAAAGGATCAAAGTTGAGGAGATCCAACCCGATCAAAATCAGCTTTTATTTGATAATTCGGATGAAAAAGCAAAAGAAAAAGAGCGTAGGTGTAAACATTGTGGTTGTGGAAACTCGAATGGGGAAGACTATGGGCGTGGCCGAGGTGGAGGTCGGGGGTTCGGGAAAATTCGAGAAGATGGTCGAGTACAACGGGACAAGAGTCACCAGAAGTGTTACAAGTGTAATGAGATTGGACATTACATATCAGACTGTCCATTGTGGGAGAAAAAGGATGAGCTTCACTTGACCCGGTGCGAGGATGATGAACCGACACTGTTGTGAATGAGCAACGGGGTGATTGTTGAGATTAATCAGGTTTAATTCACAGGTTTACATGCATGACTGCTAGTTTAATAAGTTTTAAGGTTTTTAGTTAATAGTTTATCACTGGTTTACGTTATTTAAAGTCTGAATAAGGAAAAATGGGTAAAGGGGTTTGACTGTTTTAATGATATGTACGTTGGGGTTTTACACGTTGGGGTTTAGAAGAAGAAGTCATACCATGTACCATTGGATTAGACTAGTATTTTTCTGCATTTAGTTTCTTCTCACGTGATGTATGCATGTAAGCCTATATAGGCTTTCTTTGATATGACTAGTGCGAGTTTTTTTTTTCTGCAACTTTAAAGTATACAATTTATACTTCATATTAGAAATTGTTTTGTTCTCTTCTCCAAGTTCATTATATACGAGAGTTTAGAGTATAAGATTTGAGGCTTTCCAACAAATCCAGACCTTATCCAGACGACAAGTCGTTGGTATAGACGACAAGTCGTTGGTATAGGGTATGGCGATGACAAGTCGTCGGCAAAGGGTCGTCGGGACAAGCATGTCGGCATAGGTCCATTACGTCGTCGGCATAGATGTCATCGACATAGCTTCACCTATTGCGACGACATGTCGTCAGTACAGCTTTTGTCAACCATATTTTcggaaaaaaataaagttttattaaaaacCTGTGGCGATGACATGTCGTTGGGACACCTATAGCGACGGGAAGTCGCCGCGAAAGGTTTTAGCTATTACGATGACATGTCATCGCTAGAGGGTTTTTAACGGTTGTCGGTTATGGACCTAtagcgacgacttgtcgtcgggaTAGCTACT
The genomic region above belongs to Lactuca sativa cultivar Salinas chromosome 4, Lsat_Salinas_v11, whole genome shotgun sequence and contains:
- the LOC128133844 gene encoding senescence-specific cysteine protease SAG39-like, with translation MGLSSLKIMHLIAFLLVVGMWSSGVTCRMLSDVSISERHELWMLRYGRVYQDDAEKKMRFNVFKDNVEFIESFNTAENQPYKVAINKFADQTNEEFKAARNGYKFSSNKRSARTPPFRYENVTAVPPSMDWRKKGAVTPVKDQGQCGSCWAFSTIAATEGITQLTTGKLISLSEQELVDCDRSGVDQGCDGGEMEDGFEFIVKNKGINTEVAYPYQAADGTCNTKEEAVHAATITGYEKVPANSESALLQAVANQPISVSIDASGMGFQFYSGGVFTGDCGTDLDHGVTAVGYGVTDDGMKYWLVKNSWGASWGDSGYIMMQRDVSAKEGLCGIAMDSSYPTA